One genomic window of Coleofasciculaceae cyanobacterium includes the following:
- a CDS encoding IS1 family transposase, producing MKQTEAQNSTVIIQKVEVDEMESYVGKKIYQRWLWHAIDHKTGTILAFVLGTRQERMFLKLKKLLKLFGIKKFYTDKLKTYERHLDREERTVSKYKMQKIERETRRI from the coding sequence TTGAAGCAAACAGAAGCACAAAACTCGACAGTAATAATCCAAAAAGTAGAAGTGGATGAAATGGAAAGCTATGTGGGCAAGAAAATTTACCAAAGATGGCTCTGGCATGCGATTGACCACAAAACAGGAACAATTCTAGCTTTTGTGTTGGGAACAAGACAAGAGCGAATGTTTCTTAAGTTGAAAAAGCTACTTAAACTATTTGGAATCAAAAAATTTTACACCGACAAATTAAAAACATACGAGCGTCATCTCGATCGAGAAGAAAGAACTGTCAGTAAATATAAAATGCAAAAGATTGAGCGCGAGACACGGCGAATTTAG